One part of the Mangrovibacillus cuniculi genome encodes these proteins:
- a CDS encoding amidohydrolase, with translation MKRQLWVNGRFVTMRSEGEEVNAIIIQDDKIIKIGDRKDLEPLIELYDEIKDCSGQVYYPGFVDSHMHLIGHGESLLTINLSTVSSFQEVITCVKEKVQQVPPGEWIIAEGFDEELFYDRQKIPTKWELDKLSLVHPIVLKRKCRHVFTANTLALQMASIESTSENPMGGSYDKVNGEITGVMRDRAVDKMLEAMPGKTSEYLTSATRLAIKDAWSKGLVGGHSEDLSYYGNPQNPFQTFIKEVEEGDFPFRLHLLVHHLAVDKMKELDVLHINNTYLELGAIKIFVDGSLGGRTALLSTSYKDAPSTKGIAVHPKEVLEDLVKRARIEKKNIAVHVIGDQAVGDILEVIEKYPCPPNLLDRLIHVPLLNNELIQRMQVLPIIADIQPSFLPSDSSYLHNRIHEEVHTHRFAWKSLLEAGIICAGGSDAPIEDINPLEGIKAAVSRSVYMDGETITYVPTEQLSMYEAISLYTKGSALAIGREKEMGMIAEGYFADFTVFKERLDEIPLQQLTENLHTQTIIGGNIVFTRP, from the coding sequence GTGAAGCGTCAGTTATGGGTTAATGGACGATTTGTCACGATGAGGAGTGAAGGTGAGGAAGTTAATGCAATTATCATTCAGGATGATAAGATTATTAAAATTGGTGATAGAAAAGATTTAGAGCCTTTAATAGAATTATATGATGAAATAAAAGATTGTAGCGGTCAGGTATATTACCCTGGTTTTGTAGACAGTCATATGCATCTAATAGGTCATGGGGAGTCACTTTTAACTATTAACTTGTCAACTGTATCCTCATTCCAAGAAGTAATTACATGCGTAAAAGAAAAAGTTCAGCAAGTACCTCCAGGAGAATGGATTATTGCAGAAGGCTTTGATGAAGAACTATTCTATGATAGACAAAAAATTCCAACAAAGTGGGAGTTAGATAAACTAAGTCTTGTGCATCCCATTGTATTAAAGAGGAAATGCCGACATGTATTTACTGCGAATACGCTTGCTTTACAAATGGCATCCATTGAATCTACGTCTGAAAATCCCATGGGAGGAAGTTATGACAAGGTAAATGGAGAGATTACTGGGGTAATGAGAGATCGTGCTGTGGATAAAATGCTAGAAGCAATGCCTGGTAAAACAAGTGAATATTTAACTTCTGCCACGAGATTAGCTATAAAAGATGCCTGGTCTAAAGGGTTAGTTGGTGGACACTCGGAAGACTTATCTTATTACGGGAATCCACAAAATCCATTTCAAACATTTATAAAAGAAGTAGAAGAAGGGGACTTTCCGTTCAGACTGCATTTATTGGTGCACCATTTGGCAGTGGATAAAATGAAGGAATTAGACGTGCTCCATATAAACAATACTTATTTAGAACTAGGTGCAATAAAAATATTTGTAGATGGATCTTTAGGTGGAAGAACTGCATTATTAAGCACATCTTATAAAGATGCCCCTTCCACAAAAGGCATAGCTGTTCATCCAAAAGAAGTATTGGAGGATCTTGTAAAGCGTGCTAGGATAGAAAAGAAAAATATTGCCGTTCATGTCATTGGAGATCAAGCTGTGGGGGATATATTAGAGGTGATAGAAAAATACCCATGTCCGCCGAATTTATTGGATCGATTAATACATGTACCATTATTAAACAATGAATTAATTCAAAGAATGCAAGTGTTACCAATCATTGCAGATATTCAGCCGTCTTTCCTACCTAGTGATAGTTCCTATCTACATAATAGGATTCATGAGGAAGTACACACACATCGGTTTGCCTGGAAATCACTTTTAGAAGCAGGTATTATTTGTGCTGGAGGCTCTGACGCACCAATTGAAGACATTAATCCCTTAGAAGGGATTAAAGCAGCTGTTAGTAGGTCTGTGTATATGGATGGAGAAACGATAACTTACGTACCTACAGAACAATTATCTATGTACGAAGCGATTTCTCTTTATACAAAAGGTTCTGCTTTGGCCATTGGGAGAGAAAAAGAGATGGGGATGATTGCAGAAGGTTATTTTGCTGACTTTACCGTATTTAAAGAAAGATTAGACGAAATTCCGTTACAACAACTAACAGAGAATCTACACACACAGACTATTATTGGCGGGAATATAGTATTCACTCGTCCGTAA
- a CDS encoding acyl--CoA ligase: MQAQLVAPKEYNITDEWMKSSIPQDRLAIVSENEEGNVTTRTYGELRTRINKIGNAFSKLGLHKGDVILLLLPRGITAYEVYGGALKLGLVIIPSSEMLREKDILYRIEHSDAKAIIVHDQFAKAFEEMNLPDTLTKCVVGGHTNSGFGHNISVLMEEESSDWHQPKTNRDDLAFLSYTSGTTGNPKAVMHTHSWGYAHIRTAASGWMGIQEADRVWATAGPGWQKWIWSPFLSVLGSGATGYLYEGKFDPYAYLAFLKKHAIQVLCCTPTEYRLMAKDKRISEFSLPHLRSAVSAGEPLNMEVIHLFKRLFNVNVRDGYGQTENTLLLGFMEDTPLLPGAMGKPTPGNWVEVVDEDGTPCLIGEVGHIAVHKSTPALFKGYFRDKERTERQYRGDFYLTGDKARKDEEGYFWFEGRSDDIIISSGYTIGPFEVEDALTQHPAVQECAVIASPDPDRGNIVKAYVVLVEKQKMPEEELVTLLQNHVKELTAPYKYPRKIEFVRELPKTTSGKIRRVELRKWDLETLNQ, from the coding sequence ATGCAAGCGCAGTTAGTTGCCCCTAAAGAATATAACATCACAGATGAATGGATGAAATCATCTATCCCACAAGATCGATTGGCAATAGTCAGTGAAAACGAAGAAGGTAATGTAACGACTAGGACATACGGAGAATTGCGTACTAGGATAAATAAAATTGGTAACGCTTTCTCGAAGCTTGGACTACATAAAGGAGACGTCATTTTACTCTTACTTCCTAGGGGAATTACAGCATACGAAGTGTATGGTGGAGCTTTGAAATTAGGGTTAGTTATTATCCCTTCATCCGAAATGCTAAGAGAGAAAGATATTCTTTATAGAATCGAACATAGCGATGCTAAAGCTATTATTGTACATGATCAATTTGCTAAAGCCTTTGAAGAAATGAATTTACCGGATACATTAACAAAATGTGTCGTAGGTGGTCATACCAATTCAGGTTTTGGACACAATATCTCCGTTCTAATGGAAGAAGAATCATCAGATTGGCATCAACCCAAAACGAATAGGGATGATTTAGCATTCTTATCATACACGTCAGGAACGACAGGAAATCCAAAGGCAGTTATGCATACACATAGTTGGGGATACGCACATATTCGTACAGCAGCAAGTGGTTGGATGGGTATTCAAGAGGCAGACAGAGTATGGGCAACTGCAGGACCAGGGTGGCAAAAATGGATATGGTCACCTTTTCTATCTGTACTTGGCAGTGGTGCTACCGGATACCTTTATGAAGGGAAATTTGATCCGTATGCATATCTTGCATTTTTAAAGAAACATGCTATCCAAGTATTATGTTGTACACCTACAGAGTATCGATTAATGGCAAAAGATAAGAGAATTAGTGAATTTTCCTTACCGCACTTAAGGTCGGCCGTTTCAGCTGGAGAGCCTCTTAACATGGAAGTAATCCATTTGTTCAAACGTTTGTTTAATGTTAATGTGCGAGATGGATATGGTCAAACCGAAAATACACTATTATTAGGTTTTATGGAAGATACACCCCTGCTGCCAGGTGCAATGGGCAAGCCAACACCAGGAAACTGGGTAGAAGTGGTAGATGAAGATGGAACACCTTGTCTGATTGGGGAAGTCGGACATATAGCCGTTCACAAATCTACCCCTGCACTATTTAAAGGGTATTTTCGTGATAAAGAAAGAACAGAGAGACAGTATCGAGGAGACTTTTACTTAACTGGTGACAAAGCAAGAAAAGATGAAGAAGGATACTTCTGGTTTGAGGGAAGAAGTGATGACATTATCATTAGTTCAGGGTATACTATCGGGCCTTTTGAAGTAGAAGATGCGTTAACGCAACATCCTGCAGTACAAGAATGTGCGGTAATAGCAAGTCCGGATCCGGATCGAGGTAATATTGTCAAAGCATACGTAGTTCTTGTGGAAAAGCAAAAAATGCCAGAGGAAGAATTAGTGACATTATTACAAAACCATGTGAAAGAACTAACTGCCCCATACAAATATCCAAGAAAAATAGAATTTGTACGCGAGTTACCAAAAACAACTTCCGGTAAAATTAGAAGAGTAGAGTTAAGAAAGTGGGATCTAGAAACTTTAAATCAATAG
- a CDS encoding alpha/beta-type small acid-soluble spore protein — protein sequence MARTNDLVAPGAQQAIDQMKYEIASEFGVNLGPDTTARANGSVGGEITKRLVQMAEQQLGGGYQK from the coding sequence ATGGCACGTACAAACGACTTAGTGGCACCAGGTGCACAACAAGCTATCGACCAAATGAAGTACGAAATCGCTTCTGAATTTGGAGTAAACCTAGGACCAGACACAACTGCTCGCGCTAACGGATCTGTTGGTGGAGAGATTACTAAACGTCTAGTTCAAATGGCTGAGCAACAACTTGGCGGTGGATACCAAAAGTAA
- the thiI gene encoding tRNA uracil 4-sulfurtransferase ThiI has product MKIDRILIRYGELSTKGRNRNSFIKQLKKNCLLALKGLTVKIEADRDRMYVYTEQQEQDEVMERLTKIFGIHSFSPVIKVEKDLDSIKTIATQMVQEQKNKGLVTFKVNTKRSDKSFPLETNEVNRQIGGYVKGNVEGLEVALKQPDIELKLEIRDNGVYIMCETIEGMGGLPVGTSEKAMLMLSGGLDSPVAGFMTMKRGVEIEAVHFFSPPYTSERSKEKVIALAEKLAAFSGKVTLHIVPFTKIQEQIQQQVPENYTMTSTRRMMLKITDQIRERRGGLAIVNGESLGQVASQTLHSMMAINDVTATPIIRPVISMDKLEIISIAKTIDTHDISILPFEDCCTIFTPAAPKTRPKLEKVKYYESFLPFDEYIAEAVDSVETIEITKGYTAKQEEELMELL; this is encoded by the coding sequence GTGAAGATAGATCGTATTTTAATTAGATATGGAGAACTAAGTACAAAAGGAAGAAACCGTAATTCTTTTATTAAACAGTTAAAAAAGAATTGTTTATTAGCTTTGAAAGGTCTAACTGTCAAAATCGAAGCGGACAGAGATCGTATGTATGTGTATACGGAGCAGCAGGAGCAAGATGAAGTAATGGAGCGGTTAACAAAGATATTTGGAATCCACTCATTTAGTCCGGTAATAAAAGTGGAGAAAGATCTGGATAGTATAAAAACAATCGCTACACAAATGGTTCAAGAACAAAAAAATAAAGGTTTAGTAACATTTAAAGTAAATACGAAAAGATCTGATAAATCATTTCCCCTAGAAACAAATGAGGTTAATCGACAGATTGGTGGGTATGTAAAAGGGAATGTTGAGGGGCTGGAGGTTGCCTTAAAACAGCCAGACATCGAGTTGAAACTAGAAATTAGAGATAACGGCGTTTATATTATGTGTGAAACAATTGAGGGAATGGGTGGTCTCCCTGTTGGAACTTCCGAAAAAGCTATGTTAATGCTCTCAGGTGGCTTAGATAGTCCTGTAGCTGGTTTTATGACAATGAAAAGAGGAGTGGAAATAGAAGCGGTTCACTTTTTTAGTCCTCCTTATACTAGCGAACGATCTAAAGAAAAAGTTATTGCTCTTGCAGAAAAATTAGCGGCTTTTAGTGGAAAAGTTACTTTACACATTGTTCCATTCACCAAGATACAAGAACAAATTCAACAGCAAGTCCCAGAGAATTATACGATGACTTCTACACGAAGAATGATGTTAAAAATTACAGATCAAATTAGAGAAAGAAGGGGAGGATTAGCCATTGTAAACGGTGAAAGTTTAGGACAAGTTGCAAGTCAGACACTACACAGTATGATGGCAATCAATGACGTAACAGCGACACCGATTATACGACCTGTGATATCAATGGACAAATTAGAGATTATTTCTATAGCAAAAACCATAGATACGCATGATATCTCCATTTTACCGTTTGAAGACTGTTGTACGATTTTTACTCCTGCTGCACCTAAAACAAGACCAAAACTAGAAAAAGTAAAATATTATGAAAGTTTCTTACCATTTGATGAGTATATTGCCGAAGCGGTGGACAGTGTAGAAACAATCGAAATCACAAAGGGATATACTGCGAAGCAAGAAGAAGAATTAATGGAATTACTGTAA
- a CDS encoding cysteine desulfurase family protein produces MIYLDNSATTQPFAEVVDTFATVSTKYFGNPSSLHELGSQSSKLLQKAREQVATICNVQPRDVVFTSGGTEGNNMIVKGVAEQNGISKTHIITAETEHPSILETVHYLEKQGAKVSYIPVDESGLIQLSELEAAITNDTTLVTFMSVNNETGVVQPISKIGEVVKKYSKAHFHVDHVQGMTKVELKVDEWHIDSFTISGHKVHGLKGTGALILKKNKLVSPLLRGGGQEQDLRSGTENVAGAVSLAKALRLVEERKNLTELSKLTNEFKEKVKHHPKLLLNSPLENSAPHIINFSAPGTPGEVLVHALEMKGIYVSTTSACSSKLAKASTVLLAMGRKDAEAKSSIRISLSIQSTEEELIKAWSALEAFLAS; encoded by the coding sequence ATGATTTATTTAGATAATAGTGCGACGACACAACCTTTTGCAGAAGTTGTGGATACTTTTGCTACCGTTTCTACTAAATATTTTGGAAATCCATCTTCCTTGCATGAGCTTGGGAGCCAATCGTCTAAATTATTGCAAAAAGCTAGGGAACAAGTTGCTACAATTTGTAATGTGCAACCTAGAGATGTAGTCTTCACTTCTGGAGGCACAGAGGGAAATAACATGATAGTAAAAGGCGTCGCAGAACAAAATGGGATTTCTAAAACCCATATTATCACAGCTGAAACGGAACATCCTTCTATCTTAGAAACGGTTCATTATTTAGAAAAACAAGGTGCGAAGGTTTCGTATATTCCTGTCGACGAATCTGGGTTAATTCAGTTATCTGAATTAGAAGCAGCAATTACAAATGATACAACGCTAGTTACATTTATGAGTGTGAATAATGAAACAGGTGTCGTCCAACCAATTAGTAAGATTGGTGAAGTAGTCAAAAAATATTCTAAGGCGCACTTTCATGTTGATCATGTGCAAGGAATGACGAAAGTAGAATTAAAGGTAGATGAATGGCATATTGATTCATTTACAATTTCAGGCCATAAAGTTCATGGATTAAAGGGGACAGGTGCATTAATCCTGAAAAAAAATAAGCTTGTATCCCCATTGTTAAGAGGTGGTGGACAAGAACAAGATTTAAGAAGTGGGACAGAAAATGTTGCAGGAGCTGTGAGTCTTGCGAAAGCATTAAGGTTAGTAGAAGAGAGAAAAAACCTAACGGAGCTTTCCAAGTTAACCAATGAATTTAAAGAAAAAGTTAAACATCATCCGAAACTTTTGTTAAACAGTCCACTAGAAAATAGTGCCCCTCATATAATTAATTTTTCTGCTCCTGGAACACCTGGAGAAGTACTTGTTCATGCTTTAGAGATGAAAGGTATTTATGTATCTACAACAAGTGCTTGTTCCTCTAAGCTTGCAAAGGCCAGCACTGTTTTATTAGCAATGGGAAGAAAAGATGCAGAAGCAAAAAGCTCTATTAGAATATCTTTATCCATACAATCAACAGAGGAAGAACTTATCAAAGCTTGGAGTGCATTAGAAGCATTTTTAGCATCTTAG
- a CDS encoding septation ring formation regulator EzrA yields MEIFIGAIITIIAIIIYTQINKRKRFKEIDDLDQFKKELINRPVLDELSKVKSLNLTGEAEEWFEKWRQEWDEIITVHFPDIEEWFFEAEDAAEKYKFKKSQERTVFIAEQLEVIEERINTILKELAYLIESHETNEEKVKGALEVIHSLHVKLINEKTSFGRAARALEKEYENLLNIIRQYEELTGNGDYLKANSVVTELLEHVTVLEKKLTQIPSYLNDFSNPITADILDATEGFAEMKKMGYNLNHLKLEEELKALENLQATILQDLYQGSIAVASEKGEELTNRIESIFDHYQVEVEARTNTKELEPKVKDLLDTVTILHEEAMEQVEEVKRSYELAKEEKDAPTNFYSTFNKLKKRYEGLADGLAQSNVIYSSTHEALIEIENELTQLELHYKEYIAHLKTLRKDELLSKEIIAKTKLQLMDIAQRLLKSNTPGVPASFQAYLEETTNHVQHTFDLLKQNPLNMKLINESVEEASSRVKELDERVEELMDQCRLAEQVIQYGNRYRNRYEVVKIGLTQAEKSFRSYQYQQALEEAATALEEVEPGALQKIEKLLNEDE; encoded by the coding sequence ATGGAAATATTCATCGGTGCAATAATCACAATCATTGCCATTATTATCTATACACAAATTAATAAACGTAAACGATTTAAAGAGATTGATGATTTAGATCAATTTAAAAAAGAACTAATTAATCGCCCGGTACTAGATGAACTTTCTAAAGTGAAATCACTGAACCTTACTGGGGAAGCGGAAGAATGGTTTGAAAAATGGAGACAAGAATGGGATGAAATTATCACAGTTCATTTCCCCGACATTGAAGAATGGTTCTTTGAAGCAGAAGATGCTGCTGAAAAGTATAAATTTAAAAAGTCCCAAGAAAGAACTGTATTTATAGCAGAACAACTAGAAGTTATAGAAGAGAGAATAAACACTATTCTAAAAGAACTTGCTTACTTAATTGAAAGTCATGAAACCAATGAAGAAAAAGTGAAAGGTGCACTCGAAGTCATCCATTCACTTCATGTGAAACTGATAAACGAAAAGACTTCTTTTGGAAGAGCTGCACGTGCGTTAGAAAAGGAATATGAGAACTTGCTAAACATTATTCGTCAGTATGAGGAGTTAACAGGAAATGGCGACTATTTAAAAGCAAATTCAGTGGTAACTGAGTTGTTAGAACACGTTACAGTACTAGAAAAGAAGTTAACTCAAATTCCTTCTTACCTTAATGATTTCTCCAATCCTATTACAGCAGACATTTTAGATGCAACAGAAGGATTTGCAGAAATGAAAAAGATGGGTTACAACTTAAACCATTTGAAATTAGAAGAAGAATTAAAAGCCTTAGAGAATTTACAGGCAACTATCCTACAAGACCTTTATCAAGGAAGTATCGCTGTAGCTTCAGAAAAAGGAGAAGAATTAACAAACAGAATTGAAAGCATCTTTGACCATTACCAAGTGGAAGTGGAAGCTAGGACTAATACCAAAGAATTAGAGCCCAAAGTAAAAGATTTACTTGATACTGTGACAATTTTGCATGAAGAAGCGATGGAGCAAGTAGAAGAAGTAAAAAGGTCATATGAATTGGCTAAAGAAGAAAAAGACGCACCAACCAATTTTTATTCTACGTTTAATAAACTAAAAAAGAGATATGAAGGTTTAGCGGATGGTCTCGCGCAATCAAATGTCATTTATTCATCTACACATGAAGCTTTAATAGAGATTGAAAATGAATTAACGCAGTTAGAGCTTCACTACAAAGAATACATAGCTCACTTAAAAACGTTAAGAAAAGATGAATTACTATCGAAAGAAATTATCGCTAAGACCAAGCTTCAGCTGATGGATATCGCACAGAGATTACTAAAGAGTAATACGCCAGGTGTTCCTGCTTCTTTCCAAGCGTACCTTGAGGAAACAACAAACCATGTTCAACATACGTTTGATCTATTAAAACAAAATCCGTTAAACATGAAGCTTATTAATGAATCAGTGGAAGAAGCTAGTTCACGTGTGAAGGAACTTGATGAGCGAGTAGAAGAATTGATGGATCAATGTCGTTTAGCGGAGCAAGTTATTCAGTATGGGAATCGATATCGTAACCGTTATGAAGTGGTGAAAATAGGATTAACACAAGCGGAAAAATCATTCCGTTCTTACCAATACCAACAAGCTTTAGAAGAAGCTGCTACAGCTTTGGAAGAAGTAGAACCAGGTGCCTTACAAAAAATAGAGAAGTTGCTAAACGAAGACGAATGA
- the hisJ gene encoding histidinol-phosphatase HisJ, with translation MKRDGHIHTPFCPHGSKESLTAYVEKAIRLGLERITFTEHAPLPTSFTDPTPLKDSAMTVADVPLYIKEVTALKDYYANKITIQCGFEVDYIEGLEEETKDFLNEYGMQIDDCILSVHFLKDKNQWFCLDYHEDTFHVMIQSFGSVERIYDTYYQSILASIHADLGSFKPKRLGHITLVHKFQELFPVSKEYKTKEKEWWGTILQETQKYNYQLDCNGAGIVKPYCKEVYPPISVIQQALSMQIPCVYGSDAHHPNGLAQGVTNELRELIRHF, from the coding sequence ATGAAGCGTGACGGCCACATCCACACCCCTTTTTGCCCACATGGAAGTAAAGAATCTCTTACCGCTTATGTAGAAAAAGCGATACGTTTAGGACTTGAACGAATCACTTTTACAGAGCATGCACCACTTCCAACGTCATTCACAGACCCCACACCGTTAAAAGATAGTGCTATGACGGTAGCAGACGTACCTCTCTATATAAAAGAAGTTACAGCATTAAAAGATTACTATGCAAATAAGATCACTATTCAATGTGGTTTTGAAGTAGATTATATAGAAGGATTGGAAGAAGAAACCAAGGATTTCTTAAACGAGTATGGCATGCAGATTGATGATTGTATCCTCTCAGTTCATTTTTTAAAGGACAAAAATCAATGGTTTTGTTTAGATTATCATGAAGATACATTTCATGTTATGATTCAATCTTTTGGAAGTGTAGAGAGAATTTACGATACATACTACCAGTCCATCTTAGCTAGTATTCACGCTGACTTAGGTTCATTTAAACCCAAAAGACTCGGACATATCACGCTTGTACACAAATTCCAGGAACTTTTCCCTGTTTCAAAAGAGTATAAGACAAAAGAAAAAGAATGGTGGGGTACCATTCTACAAGAAACACAAAAATATAATTATCAGCTAGACTGTAATGGAGCTGGAATAGTTAAACCATATTGCAAAGAGGTTTATCCTCCTATATCCGTTATTCAACAAGCATTGTCCATGCAAATACCATGTGTATATGGTTCTGACGCACATCATCCAAATGGGCTAGCACAAGGCGTTACAAATGAACTACGTGAATTAATACGCCACTTTTAA
- the refZ gene encoding forespore capture DNA-binding protein RefZ: MEDKKAQIIHSAIQLFQAKGYGGTSVRDIATKAEMNVSLISYYFNNKDGLLRNIFLLYFEKYFQTIEETVFKHSDKEDSEFIYEYIHAILSFHAKEHVLSRFVLREMATDTQLVRELTATYLMKERQYFISLFHKIPVQDTPAIPDRFLLLQFKSMLIMPFLQAQYAREVWQLFPNEPYFVDRHTQVIMQWVTKTWVLPPKQRLKVAY, from the coding sequence ATGGAAGATAAAAAGGCACAAATTATTCATTCAGCAATACAGTTGTTTCAAGCAAAAGGGTATGGTGGAACATCTGTCAGAGATATAGCGACGAAAGCAGAAATGAATGTTTCATTAATAAGTTATTATTTTAATAATAAAGACGGACTTTTACGGAATATTTTTTTGTTGTATTTTGAAAAGTACTTTCAAACTATCGAAGAAACTGTTTTTAAACATTCCGATAAAGAAGATAGTGAATTTATCTATGAATATATTCATGCGATTTTATCTTTTCATGCGAAAGAACATGTTCTTTCTAGATTTGTCTTGCGTGAAATGGCTACAGATACTCAATTAGTAAGGGAGTTAACAGCTACATATTTAATGAAAGAGCGACAATATTTTATCTCCCTTTTTCACAAGATTCCTGTTCAAGACACTCCTGCCATACCGGATCGGTTTTTATTATTACAATTTAAATCCATGCTAATTATGCCATTTTTACAAGCACAATACGCAAGAGAAGTGTGGCAACTCTTCCCTAACGAACCATACTTTGTTGATCGTCATACACAAGTAATTATGCAATGGGTTACAAAAACTTGGGTTTTGCCACCAAAACAAAGATTAAAAGTGGCGTATTAA
- a CDS encoding GAF domain-containing protein: protein MFHVENYSGSREARYATVIKQLEALLEGEPNQIANLSNAAALLNQFLDRVNWVGFYLMDGKELVLGPFQGLPACVRIPLGRGVCGTAAEQGKTQLVANVHEFPGHIACDAASLSEIVVPLVKDGEVIGVLDIDSPELARFDEVDRVQLEKFCETLLRFL from the coding sequence ATGTTCCATGTCGAAAATTATTCTGGTTCACGTGAAGCTAGATATGCAACTGTTATTAAACAGTTAGAAGCACTTTTAGAAGGCGAACCAAATCAAATTGCAAACTTATCCAATGCAGCAGCACTTTTAAATCAATTCTTAGATCGAGTTAACTGGGTAGGCTTCTACTTAATGGACGGAAAAGAATTAGTTTTAGGTCCATTCCAAGGCCTTCCAGCTTGCGTTCGAATTCCTTTAGGGAGAGGCGTCTGCGGAACTGCAGCAGAACAAGGAAAAACGCAGCTAGTAGCTAATGTTCACGAATTCCCTGGACACATTGCTTGTGATGCGGCTTCTTTGTCAGAGATTGTTGTTCCACTTGTAAAAGATGGTGAAGTTATCGGAGTTTTAGATATTGATAGTCCTGAACTTGCTCGTTTTGACGAAGTAGATCGAGTTCAATTAGAAAAGTTCTGTGAAACGTTATTGAGGTTTCTATAA